A stretch of DNA from Pseudomonas sp. HN11:
TGACATCACCTTTACGCTCAAGCCTTGGCAACTGAATGCCATCGCCATCGAAGAGCCGTTCGATTGCCCCTACTGCCAGTGGATCGTGCAGTTGAACTGCCCTCGGCAATTACGCCAGTTCAGGTCCCTGGACCATTGGATATTGGTACGCCCGAGCATGGTCGTGTTGACCTGCATGGTGCTGATCATGGCACTGGTGGCGGAGTGGGTGGGGCTGATCAGTGTGGTCGGCCAATTCAACATCTCTCTGGTGGTGCTGCTGTTGCATTTTCTGGTATTGCGATACGCCCGTTACCGCCAGCGAATGACCTTGGATCTGCAACGGGTCACGCCTGCTCTACCAATTGAACAGCTGGCACGCATTGCGTGTGCTCGCCTCAGCCAGTAACCGGGCGCTGGTGCCCATGCGCTCGGCCAGGGCGCTGCAAATGGCCGGCAGGTGCTCGGGGCTGTTGCGCTGGCCGGGGTACATGGCGGGCGCCATATCCGGTGAATCGGTTTCCAGCACCACCGCGTCCAGCGGCAGTTGTGCCAGCACCTTGTGCATGCGCAGCGCCTGAGGCCAGGTGGCGGCGCCGCCCAACCCCAGTTTGAAACCGAGCTTGATGTACTCATGGGCTTCTTCGCGGCTGCCGGCAAACGCATGGATGATGCCGCCGCGGGGCAAGCGGATCCGCTTGAGGGTGGCAATCACTGCGGCGTGGCTGCGACGTACATGCAGCAACGCCGGCAATTGGAAGTCCACTGCCAGCTGGAGTTGGGCTTCAAACAGGCTTTGCTGGCGTTCGCGGTCCAGTTGTTCAAGGAAGTAATCCAGGCCGATCTCACCCACTGCGCACAGTTGACGGTGGCCGTGCAGGCGAGTCAGCCAGTCGCCTAACGCCGACAGGTCAGCAGGGCGATGCTCATCGAGGTATACCGGGTGCAGGCCGAAGGCAGCGAACAAACCTTCATCCGCTTGCACCAGATCCCACAGTCGCTGCCAATTCTGCTGATACACCCCCAGCACCACCATGCGCCGAACGCCCAATGCCCGGCCGTGCGCTAGGACTTCCCGGCGATCGTTGTCGAAATCCGGGAAGTCCAGGTGGGTATGGGTGTCGATCAACTCCACGCTCAGGCCTCGTGAATGCGCTGCTTGAACGTCCGGCCGATGGCATGCACGCCGGGTTGGTACTGTTCTTCTTCGATCGCGGCCAGGGCCAGTCGCAGGGCAGTCTCTGCAATCAGTTGATGCTGCTGGGCCATGGCATTGACCGGCAGCGGCAGAAAGTCCAGCAACTGCGTATCACCAAAGGTACCCAGGCGCAGCGGCCGCGACTTGAGTGGGAAGTCATGCAGCGCGTCGAACACCCCTTGCAGCAGCACGTAGGAAGTGGTTACCAGTGCGTCAGGCAAATGCCCCAGTTGCTGCAGCAGTTGCTCCATCAGTTGTCGGCCGCACTCGCGACTGAAGGCCTCAGCGTGTTCGACGATCACCTCGCCCTTGAAACCGTCGAGCGCTTCACGGAAGCCGGCGGCACGTTCCTGGCTGATGCTCAGCTCGGGGCGTGCGCCGATCAGTACGATTTGCTTGGGCAACGGTTGCAACAGGCTGCTGGTCAGTTGCTGGCACGCCTGACGGTCGTCGCTGACCACCGAGCAGAACTCATCCGAGCCCATCACCCGGTCGATGGCAATCACCGGCAGCCCCTTGGCCTGCAGCTCGCGATAACTGTCATCGCTGGCCGGCAGGCAGCTGGCAACAAACAGTGCGTCACAACGCCGGGCACGGAACAGTTGCAGCAGTTGGCGTTCGCTGTCGGCGTCATCGTCGGAGCTGGCGATCAGCAGTTGATAGCCGCGCGCCCGTGCGCCTTGCTCCAAGAGCTTGGCGATGCGTGCGTAACTGGGGTTTTCCAGGTCAGGCAGGATAAAACCCAAGGTGCGCGTGTGCCGACTGCGCAGCCCGGCGGCCTGTGGGTTTGGGGTAAAGCCATGGGCTTCGACCACGGCACGCACCCGTTCGACGGTGGCGCTGCTGATGCGTTGCTGTTCGGCTTTGCCATTGATGACGTAGCTGGCGGTGGTCACGGACACACCGGCGAGACGCGCGATATCACTGAGTTTCAAACCGGGATTTCCTTGTTTTCTGAAGCGTGCCCCGACATTTTCTCCAATCGTAACCGATTCCTGTACACGACCAATGTCCTGGCTCAAGCGCCGAGTGGTTCTTCAAGGATGCGCAATTAACGCGTAGTCTTCCATAAGATCTAGATTAAACGTTTCAGCCGGCGTATTTTTACGACGTTCGCGCCTGAGTGGCTACTGCCAATTGACTGCTCAGTCAGTAAATCTTGAACACCCTTACACTGTTTGTTTAAAACAATACCTAGTGCGCCACCGCACTAACTAGGAGAACGGCATGCTTGAGCTCACTGTAGAGCAGATTTCCATGGGCCAGGTGGCCGTGGACAAATCTGCTGCCTTGCACCTGCTCGCTGAAAAACTGGTGGCCGACGGCCTGGTTGCCGAGGGTTACCTCAGCGGTTTGCAATCCCGTGAAGCCCAAGGCTCGACTTTCCTCGGCCAAGGTATTGCGATCCCCCACGGCACGCCCGAAACCCGTGATCAGGTGTTCTCTACCGGCGTACGGCTGCTGCAGTTCCCCGAAGGGGTAGACTGGGGTGACGGCCAGATCGTGTACCTGGCTATCGGCATTGCCGCCAAATCCGACGAACACCTGCGCCTGTTGCAACTGCTCACTCGCGCCCTCGGTGAAACCGACCTGGGCCAGGCGCTGCGCCGTGCGGGAACCGCCGAAGCCCTGCTGAAACTGCTGCAAGGCGCGCCACAGGAACTGGCGCTGGATGCGCAGATGATCAGCCTGGGGGTGTCTGCCGATGACTTTGAAGAGTTGGTTTGGCGCGGCGCGCGGTTGTTGCGTCAGGCCGACTGTGTAAGCAACGGTTTCGCCGCCGTTTTGCAGCAGGTGGATGCGCTGCCCTTGGGCGATGGCCTGTGGTGGTTGCACAGCGAACAGACCGTCAAGCGCCCAGGCCTGGCGTTTGTCACCCCGGACAAACCCATGCGCTATCTCGGCCAGCCGCTCAATGGCCTGTTCTGCCTGGCCAGCCTCGGTGAGGCCCACCAGACGCTGCTTGAGCGCCTATGCGCCTTGCTGATCGAAGGTCGCGGCCAGGAACTCGGCCGCGCCACCAGCAGCCGCGCCGTGCTCGAAGTCCTCGGCGGCGAACTGCCCCCGGACTGGCCCAGCGCACGCATCACCCTGGCCAATGCCCACGGTTTACACGCCCGCCCGGCGAAGATTCTTGCGCAACTGGCAAAAAGTTTTGACGGCGATATTCGCGTGCGCATCGTCGATGGCCCGGTGGGCGCCGTGTCGGTAAAAAGCCTGAGCAAACTGCTGAGCCTCGGCGCGCGCCGCGGCCAAGTGCTGGAGTTTGTCGCCGAGCCGACCATTGCCGGCGACGCGCTGCCCGCGCTATTGGCGGCGGTGGAAGAAGGCCTGGGTGAAGACGTCGAGCCGCTGCCGACCGTAAATATCCAGCCTGAAATCGTCGATATCGAGCCGGTGCTCAGCGCACCTTTGGCCGGTAGCCAGATCCAGGCCATCGCTGCCGCGCCGGGCATCGCCATCGGCCCTGCGCACATCCAGGTTCAGCAGGTCTTCGATTACCCGCTGCGTGGCGAGTCCTCGGCCATTGAGCGCCAGCGCCTGCACAGCGCCCTGGCCGAAGTGCGCCGTGATATCCAGGGCCTGATCGAACGCAGCCAATCCAAAGCGATCCGCGAGATTTTCATCACCCACCAGGAAATGCTCGACGACCCGGAACTCACCGACGAGGTCGACACCCGCCTCAAGCAGGGCGAGAGCGCTGAAGCGGCGTGGATGAGCGTGATCGAAGGCGCCGCCAAGCAGCAGGAATCGCTGCAGGACGCATTGCTCGCCGAGCGTGCCGCCGACCTGCGTGACATTGGCCGCCGAGTGCTGGCACAACTCTGTGGCGTCGAAACCGTCCAGGAACCGATCGAACCCTACATTCTGGTGATGGACGAAGTCGGTCCGTCCGATGTGGCCCGACTGGACCCGACGCGCGTCGCCGGCATCCTCACCGCCCGTGGTGGCGCGACGGCCCACAGCGCCATTGTCGCCCGCGCCCTCGGGATTCCCGCGCTGGTGGGCGCCGGGCCGGCGGTGTTGCTGTTGGCCGCCGGTACGCCGTTGTTGCTGGATGGCCAGCGCGGTCGCCTGCATGTGGACGCCGACGCTGCTACCCTGCAGCGTGCGACTGTCGAGCGCGACACCCGCGAACAACGTCTGCAAGCCGCCTCGGCGCAGCGCCATGAACCGGCACTGACCCGCGACGGGCATGCCGTTGAAGTGTTCGCCAACATCGGCGAAAGCGCCGGCGTCGCCAGCGCAGTGGAGCAGGGCGCCGAAGGCATCGGTTTGCTGCGCACCGAACTGATCTTTATGG
This window harbors:
- the ptsP gene encoding phosphoenolpyruvate--protein phosphotransferase; translated protein: MLELTVEQISMGQVAVDKSAALHLLAEKLVADGLVAEGYLSGLQSREAQGSTFLGQGIAIPHGTPETRDQVFSTGVRLLQFPEGVDWGDGQIVYLAIGIAAKSDEHLRLLQLLTRALGETDLGQALRRAGTAEALLKLLQGAPQELALDAQMISLGVSADDFEELVWRGARLLRQADCVSNGFAAVLQQVDALPLGDGLWWLHSEQTVKRPGLAFVTPDKPMRYLGQPLNGLFCLASLGEAHQTLLERLCALLIEGRGQELGRATSSRAVLEVLGGELPPDWPSARITLANAHGLHARPAKILAQLAKSFDGDIRVRIVDGPVGAVSVKSLSKLLSLGARRGQVLEFVAEPTIAGDALPALLAAVEEGLGEDVEPLPTVNIQPEIVDIEPVLSAPLAGSQIQAIAAAPGIAIGPAHIQVQQVFDYPLRGESSAIERQRLHSALAEVRRDIQGLIERSQSKAIREIFITHQEMLDDPELTDEVDTRLKQGESAEAAWMSVIEGAAKQQESLQDALLAERAADLRDIGRRVLAQLCGVETVQEPIEPYILVMDEVGPSDVARLDPTRVAGILTARGGATAHSAIVARALGIPALVGAGPAVLLLAAGTPLLLDGQRGRLHVDADAATLQRATVERDTREQRLQAASAQRHEPALTRDGHAVEVFANIGESAGVASAVEQGAEGIGLLRTELIFMAHPQAPDEATQEAEYRRVLDGLAGRPLVVRTLDVGGDKPLPYWPIAQEENPFLGVRGIRLTLQRPQIMEAQLRALLRSADNRPLRIMFPMVGSVDEWRAARDMTERLRLEIPVADLQLGIMIEVPSAALLAPVLAKEVDFFSVGTNDLTQYTLAIDRGHPTLSAQADGLHPAVLQLIDITVRAAHAHGKWVGVCGELAADPLAVPVLVGLGVDELSVSARSIPEVKARVREFSLSEAQGLAQQALAVGSPAEVRALVEAV
- a CDS encoding TatD family hydrolase; the protein is MELIDTHTHLDFPDFDNDRREVLAHGRALGVRRMVVLGVYQQNWQRLWDLVQADEGLFAAFGLHPVYLDEHRPADLSALGDWLTRLHGHRQLCAVGEIGLDYFLEQLDRERQQSLFEAQLQLAVDFQLPALLHVRRSHAAVIATLKRIRLPRGGIIHAFAGSREEAHEYIKLGFKLGLGGAATWPQALRMHKVLAQLPLDAVVLETDSPDMAPAMYPGQRNSPEHLPAICSALAERMGTSARLLAEASTRNACQLFNW
- the cra gene encoding catabolite repressor/activator, with the translated sequence MKLSDIARLAGVSVTTASYVINGKAEQQRISSATVERVRAVVEAHGFTPNPQAAGLRSRHTRTLGFILPDLENPSYARIAKLLEQGARARGYQLLIASSDDDADSERQLLQLFRARRCDALFVASCLPASDDSYRELQAKGLPVIAIDRVMGSDEFCSVVSDDRQACQQLTSSLLQPLPKQIVLIGARPELSISQERAAGFREALDGFKGEVIVEHAEAFSRECGRQLMEQLLQQLGHLPDALVTTSYVLLQGVFDALHDFPLKSRPLRLGTFGDTQLLDFLPLPVNAMAQQHQLIAETALRLALAAIEEEQYQPGVHAIGRTFKQRIHEA